DNA from Streptomyces rishiriensis:
TCATGACCGCGCAACCCAGGCTGAGCATCGGCCTGCCCGTGTACAACGGCGAGGAGTACCTGGCCGAGTCGCTCGACGCCCTGCTCGGCCAGACCTACGAGGACTTCGAGCTGGTCGTCTCCGACAACGCCTCGACCGACGGGACCCAGGACATCTGCCGCCGGTACGCCGCGCGCGACTCGCGCATCCGGTACCTCCGGCTGCCCCGGAACATCGGCGCCGCGCCGAACCACAACCACGTCTTCACCGAGTGCCGCGGCGAGCTGTTCAAGTGGGCCTCGCACGACGACCTGTACGCCCGGGACCTGCTGCGGCGCTGCGTGCAGGCGCTGGACGAGCGGCCCGACGTGATCCTCGCGCACAGCGGCCAGGCGGTCATCGACGGCGACGGCCAGGTGAAGGTCCCGTACGAGTACGGGCTCGCCACCGACTCGCCGCATGCGCCGGAGCGCTTCCGCAGTCTGCTGTTCGAGCCCGGCGGCGACGACTTCTACGGGGTGATGCGGGCCGACGTGCTGCGCCGGGTGAAGCCGCACGACAGCTACCACCACGCGGACCGCACGTTCGTCGCCGAGATCACCCTGCACGGGCCCTTCCACCAGGTTCCGGAGCTGCTGTACTTCCGCCGCGACCACCCCACCCGCGCCGAGCGGGCGAACCCGGGCAAGCGCTCCCGGTGCGTCAACCTGGACCCGCGCCGGGCGGGCCCGCTCCACCCGACGCCCCGGCTGCTCGCCGAGTACGTCTGGGGCTTCGTGACGGCGATCCGGCGGGCGCCGCTGTCCCCGGCCGACCGGCGTGCGTGCTACCGCCACCTGGGCGCGTGGATGACCAGCCGGGTCCGGCCGGGAGCGGGCGAGCGGGTCGAGGACCGTGCCCCGGTCGACCCGGGCGGGCTCACCGTCTCCGTCGACGCGCTCGTCGCCGGCCGGGAAGGGAAGCAGGGATGACGACCGCGGACGAGGCCCCGGTGCGCGTCGGGGTGTTCGGCCTGCTCGGCTCCGGCAACCTCGGCAACGACGGGTCGCTCGAGGCCGTGCTCGGGTACCTCCGCGCCGAGCACCCGGAGGCGGTCGTGGACGCGCTGTGCGGTGGACCCGAGGTCGTCGCGGCCCGGTACGGGATCCCCGCGACACGGCTGCACTGGTACCGCGGCGAGTACCGGACCGCGTCGCGTGCGGGCGCGATCGCGGCGAAGGGTCTGGGCAAACTCGTCGACGCCGCGCGCACCGCCGCCTGGGTCCGCCGGCACGACGTGGTGATCGTGCCGGGCATGGGCGTCCTGGAGGCCACGCTGCCGTTGCGGCCGTGGGGCTTCCCGTACGCGCTGTTCCTGCTGTGCGCGACCGGCCGGCTGTTCGGCACCCGGGTCGCGCTGGTCGGCGTCGGCGCCGCCGAGATCCGCAACCGGTCGACCCGGGCCCTGGTGCGCCGGTCGGCGCGACTGGCCGCCTACCGGTCGTACCGGGACACCCTGTCCCGTGACGCGATGCGGGCGATGGGCGTGGACACCGCGCGCGACGAGGTCTACCCGGACCTCGCGTTCGCCCTGCCGACACCGCCGGCGAACGTGCCCTCGGGCCCACCGGGCCAGGTCTGCGTCGGCGTCATGGCCTTCCACGGCGGCGATGACGACCGCGCGCGGGCCGACGAGATCCACCGGCGCTACCTCGACGGGACGATCCGCTTCGTCAGCGCGCTGGTCGAGGACGGCCGGCCGGTCCGGCTGCTCACCGGCGACGACTGCGACGCGCCGGTGGTCGCCGCGATCCTCGACGCGGTGGACTCGCCGCTGGTCACCGCTGCCGAGGCGGCCTCGCTGGCCGATCTGATGAAGGAGACGGCCGCTGCCGACACCGTGGTGGCGACCCGGTACCACAACCTGATCTGCGCGCTGAAGTCCGGCACGCCGACGCTCGCCCTCAGCTACGCGGCGAAGAGCGACGCGCTGATGGCTCAGATGGGGCTGGCCGCGTACTGCCACCCGGCTCGCGAGGTCGACGCCGACCGGCTGCTCGAGCAGTTCCGGGCGCTGGAGCGGAGATCGGCGGAGCTGCGGCGGACCCTCACCGAGCGGAACCTGGTCGCCGCCCGGCGCCTCGAGCACCAGTTCACCGCCCTGACAGCGGCCCTGTTCCCGGCGACCGACCACACCCACGCCCTGCGGGAGGCTTCATGAACGCGCCCGGAATGAAAGCGACCGAGGTCCCGGCGATCGACGGCGCGTACCTGTTCGAGCCGACACCGTACGCCGACGAGCGCGGCTTCTTCTGCCGCACCTTCGACGCGGACGTGGTCCGCTCGGTGGGCCTGGACCCGGACGCCTTCGTCCAGGACAGCCTGTCCCGCTCGGTCCGGGGCGTGCTGCGCGGCCTGCACCTGCGCTCCGGCGCCGGTGAGGCCAAGCTGGTGCGGTGTTCGTACGGGAGGATCTTCGACGTCGTCGTGGACCTGCGGGCGGACTCGCCGACCTACCTCGACCGGGCGTTCTTCGAACTGTCCGACGAGACGCAGGCGACCCTGTACATCCCGGCGGGCTGCGCGCACGGCTTCCAGGCGCTGACCGCAACCGCCGACACCTCTTACCGGATCGACCGCCCGCACGATCCGGCCGAGGACGTGACGATCGCCTTCGACGATCCGGAGCTGGCCATTCCCTGGCCGCTGCCGGTCACATCGATGTCCCAGCGGGACCGGGAGGCGCCGAGCCTGGCCGAGGTCCTGAAGTCGAAGGAGAGTTGAGGTCGGCGTGGCCACCGAAGACACAGACACCGAAGACACAGACACCGAAGCGTTCCGACTGCCCCGGTCGCGGAGGGCGAACGAGCGGCTGCACGCCCTGATCCCCGGGGGTGCGCACACCTACGCCAAGGGCGACGACCAGTATCCCGAGAACCTGGCCCCGGTCATCAGCCACGGCCGCGGCGCCCACGTGTGGGACGTCGACGGCAATCGCTACATCGAGTACGGCTCCGGGCTGCGGTCGGTCAGCCTCGGCCACGCCCACCCACGCGTGATCGAGGCGGTGCGGCGAGAGATCGACCGGGGCGGCAACTTCGTGCGGCCGTCGATCATGGAGGTCGAGGCGGCGGAACGCTTCCTGGCCACGGTGCCGACCGCGGAGATGGTGAAGTTCGCGAAGAACGGCTCCGACGTCACGACCGCCGCGGTGCGCCTGGCCCGCGCCGTCACCGGGCGCCCGCGCGTGGCCATCTGCGGCGACCATCCGTTCTTCTCCGTCGACGACTGGTTCATCGGCACCACGCCGATGTCCGCGGGCATTCCGGCGGCGACCACCGAACTCACCGTGTCGTTCCCCTACGGGGACCTGGCCGCCACGGAGGAGCTGCTCACCCGGTACCGGGACGAGGTCGCCTGCCTGATCCTGGAACCCGCCGGCCACACCGAGCCACCGCCCGGTTACCTCGCCGGCCTGCGCGCGCTGGCCGACCGGCACGGCTGCGTACTCATCTTCGACGAGATGATCACCGGCCTCCGCTGGTCCGAGGCGGGCGCCCAGGGCCTGTACGGCGTCGTCCCGGACCTCTCCACGTTCGGCAAGGCGCTGGGCAACGGCTTCGCCGTCTCCGCGCTGGCCGGGCGCCGGGAGCTGATGGAGCGGGGCGGGCTGCGCCACCCCGGCGAGCGGGTGTTCCTGCTGTCCACCACGCACGGGGCGGAAACGCACTCCCTGGCAGCCGCGACGGCCGTGCAGACCACCTACGTCGAAGAGGGCGTCACCGCGCGGCTGCACGCCCTGGGCGAGCGGTTGGCCGCGGGGGTCCGCGACGCCGCGGCCGCCATGGGAGTCGGCGACCACGTCGTCGTCCGGGGCCGGGCGAGCAACCTCGTCTTCGCCACCCTCGACGAGAACCGGCAGCCGTCGCAGCGCTACCGCACGCTGTTCCTGCGCCGGCTCCTCGAGGGCGGGGTGCTGGCCCCGTCGTTCGTGGTCAGCAGCGCGCTCGACGACGCCGACATCGATCACACCGTCGATGTGGTGGCCCAGGCCTGCGCGGTGTACCGGAAGGCACTGGACGCCGCCGACCCCACCCCCTGGATGGGCGGGCGACCGGTGAAGCCCGTATTCCGGCGCCTGGCGTGACCTGACGTCAGCGCGGTTCCCGCCGACCGGCGTCGGACGGCCGATCGGCCGTCCGGCCGGCCGTTCGATCGGCCGTTCGATCGGCCAGCCCGTCGACCAGCCACGCGGTCGCCGGTATCACCGCCAGCGCGGTGCACCAGCCGCCGAGGACGTCGGTCGGGTAGTGCGCGCCCAGGGCGACCTGCGCCCAGCCCATGGCGGCGCCGGCGGCCAGCGCCGCGACGAGGACGAGTGACGTGCCGGCCGTCCTGCCGAGGTCGAGCCGGCCGGTCACGAGCAGCGCCACCACGAGGGCGAGCGCGCTGAGGAAGGCGGTGTGCCCGCTCGGGTAGGACAGGTTGCCGTCGTAAATCGTGCGTCCCACCAGGGTCTTGAGCAGCGTCGTCGTCCCCACGGTGGCGCCGGCGCCGGCGACGACGAGCACCGCCGCGCGAGGACGCCGAAGCAGCAGGCAGCCGGTCACGGCGGCCACGACCAGCGCCGCCGCTCCCACGGGTTCCCCCAGGAAGTCCGTGGCCAGGGCGACGTGCCGCCACGGCGGCCGCACTCCGTACACCGCCGCGAAGATCCGCGCGTCCA
Protein-coding regions in this window:
- a CDS encoding glycosyltransferase family 2 protein, which translates into the protein MTAQPRLSIGLPVYNGEEYLAESLDALLGQTYEDFELVVSDNASTDGTQDICRRYAARDSRIRYLRLPRNIGAAPNHNHVFTECRGELFKWASHDDLYARDLLRRCVQALDERPDVILAHSGQAVIDGDGQVKVPYEYGLATDSPHAPERFRSLLFEPGGDDFYGVMRADVLRRVKPHDSYHHADRTFVAEITLHGPFHQVPELLYFRRDHPTRAERANPGKRSRCVNLDPRRAGPLHPTPRLLAEYVWGFVTAIRRAPLSPADRRACYRHLGAWMTSRVRPGAGERVEDRAPVDPGGLTVSVDALVAGREGKQG
- a CDS encoding polysaccharide pyruvyl transferase family protein, with product MTTADEAPVRVGVFGLLGSGNLGNDGSLEAVLGYLRAEHPEAVVDALCGGPEVVAARYGIPATRLHWYRGEYRTASRAGAIAAKGLGKLVDAARTAAWVRRHDVVIVPGMGVLEATLPLRPWGFPYALFLLCATGRLFGTRVALVGVGAAEIRNRSTRALVRRSARLAAYRSYRDTLSRDAMRAMGVDTARDEVYPDLAFALPTPPANVPSGPPGQVCVGVMAFHGGDDDRARADEIHRRYLDGTIRFVSALVEDGRPVRLLTGDDCDAPVVAAILDAVDSPLVTAAEAASLADLMKETAAADTVVATRYHNLICALKSGTPTLALSYAAKSDALMAQMGLAAYCHPAREVDADRLLEQFRALERRSAELRRTLTERNLVAARRLEHQFTALTAALFPATDHTHALREAS
- the rfbC gene encoding dTDP-4-dehydrorhamnose 3,5-epimerase; its protein translation is MKATEVPAIDGAYLFEPTPYADERGFFCRTFDADVVRSVGLDPDAFVQDSLSRSVRGVLRGLHLRSGAGEAKLVRCSYGRIFDVVVDLRADSPTYLDRAFFELSDETQATLYIPAGCAHGFQALTATADTSYRIDRPHDPAEDVTIAFDDPELAIPWPLPVTSMSQRDREAPSLAEVLKSKES
- a CDS encoding glutamate-1-semialdehyde 2,1-aminomutase; its protein translation is MATEDTDTEDTDTEAFRLPRSRRANERLHALIPGGAHTYAKGDDQYPENLAPVISHGRGAHVWDVDGNRYIEYGSGLRSVSLGHAHPRVIEAVRREIDRGGNFVRPSIMEVEAAERFLATVPTAEMVKFAKNGSDVTTAAVRLARAVTGRPRVAICGDHPFFSVDDWFIGTTPMSAGIPAATTELTVSFPYGDLAATEELLTRYRDEVACLILEPAGHTEPPPGYLAGLRALADRHGCVLIFDEMITGLRWSEAGAQGLYGVVPDLSTFGKALGNGFAVSALAGRRELMERGGLRHPGERVFLLSTTHGAETHSLAAATAVQTTYVEEGVTARLHALGERLAAGVRDAAAAMGVGDHVVVRGRASNLVFATLDENRQPSQRYRTLFLRRLLEGGVLAPSFVVSSALDDADIDHTVDVVAQACAVYRKALDAADPTPWMGGRPVKPVFRRLA
- a CDS encoding phosphatase PAP2 family protein; translated protein: MTGRSAPPVLPPALRVRLGLMAALAALVVVVLGVLYADASTPGTVDARIFAAVYGVRPPWRHVALATDFLGEPVGAAALVVAAVTGCLLLRRPRAAVLVVAGAGATVGTTTLLKTLVGRTIYDGNLSYPSGHTAFLSALALVVALLVTGRLDLGRTAGTSLVLVAALAAGAAMGWAQVALGAHYPTDVLGGWCTALAVIPATAWLVDGLADRTADRTAGRTADRPSDAGRREPR